A single window of Paenibacillus sp. SYP-B4298 DNA harbors:
- a CDS encoding iron-sulfur cluster biosynthesis family protein — protein MKIIFSQAAKDKLLPKLENGSAQLKLLYDTEGCGCVVSGVPALQLVDEPGPDDREGEGELPFLFEPRHEVFFEPVLKIDYDTVKEQFSLKSDQQIYTNHLRLIPRSAGSELP, from the coding sequence ATGAAAATTATATTTAGCCAGGCGGCGAAGGACAAGCTGCTCCCAAAGCTGGAGAACGGCTCGGCACAGCTCAAGCTTCTGTATGATACCGAGGGCTGCGGATGTGTCGTCAGCGGCGTCCCGGCGCTGCAGCTAGTGGACGAACCAGGGCCGGATGATCGGGAGGGCGAGGGGGAGCTGCCGTTTCTGTTCGAGCCTCGCCACGAGGTTTTCTTTGAACCGGTGCTCAAGATCGACTATGACACGGTTAAAGAGCAATTCTCCTTGAAGAGTGACCAGCAGATCTACACGAATCACCTGCGGCTTATTCCACGCTCAGCCGGCTCTGAGCTTCCTTAG
- a CDS encoding guanylate kinase, translated as MTRPLIFVFTGTNGAGRKTTAHRIGKELGMEHVLSTTTRLPREKEYPDKDYHFVSPVNFEKMAEEQQFVETVWIDNVRYGVRLQELNRQLRSGKHVYLILNSEGASVFKQLYKEQVVRIFLYVSKQTMLERLESKGRPHEVIEQYARLYPEEVGYRKQCEHVIENVNLNRTLEKIREAILSHL; from the coding sequence ATGACCCGACCACTAATTTTCGTATTTACCGGTACCAATGGCGCAGGCCGCAAAACTACCGCCCACCGCATCGGCAAGGAACTGGGGATGGAGCACGTGCTCTCCACTACGACTCGCCTGCCGCGGGAGAAGGAATATCCCGACAAGGACTATCATTTCGTCTCCCCTGTCAACTTTGAGAAGATGGCGGAGGAGCAGCAGTTCGTCGAGACGGTATGGATTGATAATGTCCGCTACGGCGTCCGCCTGCAGGAGCTGAATCGTCAGCTTCGCTCCGGCAAGCATGTCTACCTCATTCTGAACAGTGAAGGCGCCTCGGTATTCAAGCAGCTATATAAGGAGCAGGTTGTACGCATCTTTCTGTATGTCAGCAAGCAGACGATGCTGGAACGACTGGAGTCCAAAGGGCGACCGCACGAGGTCATTGAACAATATGCCCGTCTCTACCCTGAAGAGGTCGGCTACCGCAAGCAATGCGAGCATGTGATTGAAAATGTCAATCTGAACCGCACCCTGGAAAAGATACGCGAAGCGATATTATCTCATCTGTAA
- a CDS encoding ABC transporter substrate-binding protein translates to MKKGLVKPALLLTVSMSLIAGCSGGNSAATEERSMLKVLYYDEKSFHSEYGMLYSALHQNVDLEVVDMQDYWRNNTGGEEAEAAFQKIIDEQQPDVLFFSSEEYDKFSQKGQLLDLTPFIEQDKYNTENFVPGILEYLKEKGGGTLYGLSPSFFSQALFYNKNLFEKYGVELPTDRMSWDDVMALARRFPTDGTPEERIYGLKGGYRSNLYGMATSIGDTLGLSMFNSESMQVTLDTPAWQNAFSTALETIRSGTIYVQDENMMRSWNSYEEYLMSDPFTAGRAAMMIENVYMMDQLQQAAEQLKDKVSFDWDLVTVPVDPANPDYTTTTSVEQIFAINANSTNSQEAWNFIKYIHSDEYARVKSKTYNGGSISIRSGYFKDDKGRNLDAFYALKPKLAPSRLYYSKLPSGFYDEFRALADSKLEPVVKDNASLETTLKELQQEGQQLLMKAKQEEDEKKSEDGTPSEDQPGSTDEAGQSEAEGAPEVTS, encoded by the coding sequence GTGAAAAAAGGTTTAGTAAAACCCGCCTTGCTGCTTACCGTCAGTATGTCGCTCATCGCCGGGTGTAGTGGAGGCAACAGTGCCGCAACAGAGGAAAGATCGATGCTGAAGGTGCTCTACTATGATGAAAAGTCGTTCCACAGCGAATACGGGATGCTCTATTCGGCATTACATCAAAATGTGGATCTCGAGGTAGTCGACATGCAGGATTACTGGCGTAATAATACTGGTGGCGAAGAGGCCGAGGCAGCCTTTCAGAAAATTATCGATGAGCAACAGCCCGATGTGCTATTCTTCTCCTCTGAGGAGTATGACAAATTCAGCCAGAAGGGCCAGCTGCTTGATCTGACGCCATTCATTGAACAGGACAAATACAATACAGAGAACTTCGTACCGGGTATTCTTGAATATCTGAAGGAAAAGGGCGGTGGAACACTGTATGGCCTCAGCCCCAGCTTCTTCAGTCAGGCGCTATTCTACAACAAAAATCTGTTCGAGAAATACGGTGTAGAGCTGCCTACTGACCGTATGAGCTGGGATGATGTCATGGCGCTGGCACGCCGTTTCCCAACAGATGGGACACCTGAGGAGCGGATATATGGACTGAAAGGCGGCTACCGTTCCAATTTGTATGGCATGGCGACATCGATCGGGGATACCCTTGGACTAAGCATGTTTAACTCGGAATCGATGCAGGTGACACTGGATACCCCGGCCTGGCAGAACGCCTTCTCTACGGCACTGGAAACGATCCGCTCCGGAACGATCTATGTCCAGGATGAGAACATGATGCGTTCCTGGAACTCCTACGAGGAATATCTCATGTCAGACCCGTTCACCGCAGGACGAGCTGCGATGATGATTGAGAACGTGTATATGATGGATCAACTGCAGCAGGCTGCAGAGCAGTTGAAGGACAAGGTCAGCTTCGACTGGGATCTGGTGACCGTACCGGTTGACCCGGCTAACCCGGATTATACGACAACAACTTCCGTTGAACAAATCTTTGCCATCAACGCGAACTCAACTAACTCGCAGGAAGCATGGAACTTTATTAAGTACATTCATAGTGATGAGTATGCCCGTGTAAAATCCAAGACGTATAACGGCGGCTCGATCAGCATTCGCAGCGGGTACTTCAAGGATGACAAGGGTCGCAACCTGGATGCCTTCTATGCGCTGAAGCCAAAACTGGCGCCAAGCCGCCTCTACTACTCCAAGCTGCCTTCCGGCTTCTATGATGAGTTTAGAGCCTTAGCCGATAGCAAGCTGGAGCCTGTAGTCAAGGACAATGCGTCGCTGGAGACGACGCTCAAGGAGCTGCAGCAGGAAGGTCAGCAATTGCTGATGAAAGCCAAGCAAGAAGAAGATGAGAAGAAGAGTGAGGATGGGACTCCAAGCGAGGACCAGCCGGGAAGCACAGATGAGGCTGGTCAGAGTGAAGCAGAAGGTGCCCCAGAGGTCACGTCTTAA
- a CDS encoding ZIP family metal transporter codes for MYYYIQLSAAASICTVLGALPALLLRHVSHRGKDILLAYAAGIMVAASTYGLIPSALRLSNFYVLTAGILLGTLLLTFLELYVPHSDPGHGTDKTTVNRPYSLLLMAMVLHNLPEGLSTGVSLATGDTNLGTLVTVAIGLQNIPEGFLVALFLITQGTSRRKALLYSLLISSTEWIASGVGYVFATRLEFLIPYGLAFAGGAMLYVVYKELIPESHGDGNEIPATIAFIVGTLTMIGLTSWLG; via the coding sequence ATGTACTATTATATTCAATTGTCTGCCGCCGCTTCCATCTGCACTGTCCTTGGGGCGCTTCCGGCCCTGCTTTTGCGACATGTATCTCACCGGGGCAAAGATATTTTGCTGGCCTACGCCGCCGGCATCATGGTTGCCGCCTCTACATATGGGCTAATTCCGTCTGCTCTTCGCCTGTCGAATTTCTACGTGTTGACAGCAGGAATACTGCTTGGCACATTGCTGCTCACCTTTCTGGAGCTATATGTTCCTCATTCTGATCCTGGGCATGGCACTGACAAGACAACGGTCAACCGCCCCTACTCCCTGCTGCTCATGGCTATGGTGCTGCATAACCTGCCGGAAGGGTTATCCACAGGCGTGAGCCTCGCCACAGGGGACACTAACCTCGGGACGCTGGTTACCGTCGCCATCGGGCTGCAAAATATCCCCGAAGGATTTCTTGTCGCGCTCTTCCTCATCACCCAAGGCACCTCAAGACGCAAGGCGCTCCTATACTCCTTGCTCATCTCCTCGACAGAGTGGATAGCCAGCGGAGTCGGTTATGTGTTCGCGACGCGGCTCGAATTTCTCATTCCTTATGGACTTGCCTTTGCTGGCGGAGCCATGCTGTATGTCGTCTATAAGGAGCTGATCCCGGAGAGTCACGGGGATGGCAACGAGATTCCGGCTACCATCGCCTTTATCGTCGGAACGTTGACGATGATCGGCCTGACGTCATGGCTGGGTTGA
- a CDS encoding DUF2653 family protein encodes MMRIFTDELINAIIIHMAERKDVPLSAVEVELSINDEHGFTAEVWVNNRSQYLVESNILEAVEQYMLKQYNIRVFRSQIRLDADDEEFFAEIADD; translated from the coding sequence ATGATGCGCATCTTTACGGACGAGCTGATTAATGCCATCATCATCCATATGGCGGAACGCAAGGACGTGCCGCTCTCCGCTGTTGAGGTCGAGCTGTCCATTAATGATGAGCACGGCTTCACTGCTGAGGTATGGGTCAATAATCGCAGTCAGTATCTGGTAGAGTCCAACATTCTCGAAGCGGTTGAACAGTATATGCTCAAGCAATACAATATTCGCGTGTTCCGTTCGCAGATTCGGCTCGATGCTGATGACGAGGAATTTTTCGCAGAGATTGCTGACGATTAA
- a CDS encoding carboxypeptidase M32 encodes MTAVDKKTLDRFRELDQTIKSYHEALGVLYWDLRTGAPRKGVATRSEAIGVLSAEAFRLTTSDEMGELLERLSEQQVLASLDEVQAKLVRENKLQYDKSKKIPPKLNQEFVILTSQAESYWEEAKEKDDYAGFQPYLDKIIDLTNQMIDLRGAGASRYDTLLDDYEPGLTTAQLDQVFGELRSKLVPLAASIAASSHQPDTSFLRQTYSKAAQKDFSLYILRQMGYDFDAGRLDESVHPFATGLNPGDVRITTRYLEEDVTSALFGTIHEGGHALYEQNIGKELIGTSLSEGTSMGIHESQSRFWENMIGRSRPFWERYMGELRQRFPGQLDVPVEQFYRGINVVSPSLIRIEADELTYNLHIIIRYEIEKMIFNEGVKAAELPEIWNAKYKEYLGIVPPTNRDGVLQDVHWSGGAFGYFPSYALGNMYAAQFMDTMERELPQLWSLVGSGELLPIKEWLTERIYKFGKLQTPSEIIERVTGQPLDSSYLFRYLESKYKDIYKL; translated from the coding sequence GTGACTGCAGTAGATAAGAAGACACTGGACAGATTTCGCGAGCTAGACCAGACCATTAAAAGCTACCATGAAGCGCTGGGCGTCCTATACTGGGACCTTCGCACAGGTGCGCCGCGCAAGGGAGTCGCTACCCGGTCGGAAGCGATCGGCGTGCTATCGGCCGAGGCGTTCCGCCTGACCACCTCTGATGAGATGGGCGAGCTGCTGGAGCGACTGAGCGAGCAACAGGTGCTCGCTTCGCTGGATGAGGTGCAAGCCAAGCTTGTCCGAGAGAACAAGCTTCAATATGACAAGAGCAAAAAAATCCCGCCCAAGCTCAATCAGGAGTTCGTTATTTTGACATCGCAGGCGGAGAGCTACTGGGAGGAGGCGAAGGAGAAGGATGATTACGCAGGCTTCCAGCCCTACCTGGATAAAATTATCGACCTGACCAATCAGATGATTGATCTGCGAGGCGCAGGGGCGAGCCGATATGATACACTGCTTGATGATTACGAGCCGGGATTGACGACGGCGCAATTAGACCAGGTGTTCGGCGAGCTCCGCAGCAAGCTGGTGCCGCTGGCCGCATCCATTGCCGCTTCCTCGCATCAGCCGGATACCTCATTCCTGAGGCAAACGTATAGCAAGGCGGCACAGAAGGATTTCAGTCTCTACATATTAAGACAGATGGGCTATGACTTTGACGCGGGCAGGCTGGATGAGAGTGTGCATCCCTTCGCTACTGGCCTGAATCCCGGCGATGTTCGCATCACGACCCGTTATCTGGAGGAGGATGTGACGAGCGCCCTGTTCGGCACGATCCATGAGGGGGGGCATGCGCTGTATGAGCAAAACATTGGCAAGGAGCTGATCGGCACCTCACTGTCGGAGGGCACCTCCATGGGTATTCATGAGTCGCAGTCTCGCTTCTGGGAAAATATGATCGGTCGCAGCCGTCCATTCTGGGAACGGTACATGGGCGAGCTGCGGCAGCGATTCCCTGGGCAGCTTGATGTGCCGGTCGAGCAGTTCTATCGTGGAATCAACGTCGTGTCGCCCTCGCTCATCCGCATCGAGGCGGACGAGCTGACCTATAATCTTCATATTATCATTCGCTATGAGATCGAGAAGATGATCTTTAACGAAGGGGTCAAGGCAGCAGAGCTGCCCGAAATCTGGAACGCCAAATACAAGGAGTACCTGGGCATTGTACCGCCGACCAACCGCGATGGCGTGCTCCAGGATGTTCACTGGTCAGGCGGAGCGTTCGGCTACTTCCCATCGTATGCGCTTGGCAATATGTATGCGGCCCAGTTCATGGACACGATGGAGCGGGAGCTGCCGCAGCTATGGAGTCTGGTCGGGTCGGGGGAATTGCTGCCGATCAAGGAATGGCTGACGGAGCGCATCTACAAATTTGGCAAGCTGCAGACGCCATCGGAGATTATCGAGCGCGTCACTGGGCAGCCGCTCGATTCTTCCTATC
- a CDS encoding beta-class carbonic anhydrase: protein MNNLDSIFAFNRQFVCEHSYEPYRTTRYPDKRMVIVTCMDTRLTELLPKALNLRNGDAKMIKNAGGIVTQPFGNIARSVLIAIYELQADEVLIIGHRDCGMTGINPEHIVDSMLERGVSEHTVHTLRSSGIDLMRWLRGFNNLKESVENSVRIISNHPLLPAGVPVHGLIIDSETGELELVTDGYAALGNKPLMF from the coding sequence ATGAACAATTTGGATTCAATATTCGCCTTCAACCGGCAGTTTGTCTGCGAGCACAGCTACGAGCCCTACCGCACGACCCGGTATCCCGACAAGCGTATGGTGATCGTAACCTGCATGGACACACGGCTGACCGAGCTGCTGCCCAAGGCGCTGAATCTGCGCAATGGCGATGCCAAGATGATAAAAAATGCCGGCGGCATCGTCACTCAACCATTTGGCAACATCGCGCGCAGCGTGCTGATTGCCATCTATGAGCTGCAGGCTGACGAGGTGCTGATCATCGGCCATCGGGATTGCGGCATGACCGGCATCAACCCCGAGCATATCGTGGACAGCATGCTGGAGCGCGGCGTGTCAGAGCACACGGTGCATACGCTCCGCAGCTCAGGCATCGACCTGATGCGCTGGCTGCGCGGCTTCAATAACCTCAAGGAAAGCGTCGAGAACAGCGTGCGCATCATTAGCAACCATCCGCTGCTTCCTGCCGGCGTTCCTGTGCACGGGCTCATTATTGATTCAGAGACCGGAGAGCTGGAGCTGGTGACGGATGGCTATGCGGCGCTCGGCAACAAGCCGCTCATGTTCTAG
- a CDS encoding response regulator transcription factor yields the protein MIRIIIAEDQRMLLGALASLLELEEDMTVVGRAANGEEAVSLVHTLQPDICIMDIEMPAKSGLEAAEELRSSGCGCKIIILTTFARSGYFERALKAGVSGYLLKDSPSEELADSIRSIMAGRRIYAPELMDEAYGEGNPLTDREREVLSLIADGKNTKEIASMLYITTGTVRNYISVIMDKMDVSNRIEAITRSKEKGWFK from the coding sequence ATGATACGGATCATCATTGCTGAGGATCAGCGTATGCTGCTTGGAGCGCTGGCCTCCCTGCTGGAGCTGGAGGAGGATATGACCGTGGTCGGTCGCGCTGCTAATGGCGAGGAGGCGGTCTCTCTTGTCCATACGCTTCAGCCAGATATATGCATAATGGATATTGAGATGCCAGCCAAGAGCGGCCTGGAGGCCGCCGAGGAGCTGCGAAGCTCAGGCTGCGGCTGCAAGATCATCATCCTGACCACCTTTGCCAGATCCGGCTACTTTGAGCGTGCGCTCAAAGCCGGCGTCAGCGGCTATCTGCTCAAGGACAGTCCGAGCGAGGAGCTGGCCGATTCCATTCGCAGTATTATGGCTGGCCGCCGTATCTATGCGCCCGAGCTGATGGATGAGGCCTACGGTGAAGGCAATCCGCTTACCGACCGTGAGCGCGAGGTGCTCTCGCTCATTGCAGATGGCAAGAACACCAAGGAGATTGCCAGTATGCTCTACATTACGACCGGAACGGTGCGCAACTACATCTCGGTGATTATGGACAAGATGGATGTGAGCAACCGGATCGAGGCCATCACCCGCTCCAAGGAAAAGGGCTGGTTCAAATAA
- a CDS encoding glycosyl hydrolase family 18 protein has translation MKATRALSSRALLLLSVALALQCLVNLGGLEAEAAGQQAGFRVYQNDKPLQEFSTRSQAIAYAVYYEYSHVERVGSREWLWDNYPRYVVYQEGISKPTWAYRTYAEALAQARTMKEVHIRDVEQPGWVYSYYTSYQLYQGDKTYPEWGFATLSEAKKEAAKWTNAHIMDKAANRWVWDNLSAADKEKQQAGAPAYELWLQGQPTGEVFSFLYDAIAASNARKDSIVRHTKSGRIVHSSSAPYRVLQSGRELRSFFSLANAVVYAQDFAYAQVVKDGRAYWTNVPYLQVKQDGRSVGYYHSKASALKQAAALSSAVVINADGRRLWSNEHQLLIAGWHGSSAATTITDQLARTQGLDISSPSWFELAAADGSLKDSSDARLVQQLKAQGLQVMPLVHNQFDAKLTSAFLQDEGAQARFIDSLVNRLAALGVSGVNIDFEMMSGADREAYSAFVATLSGKAKAKSLLVSIDLPRGSKAWNHRTAYDLEKLGAAVDYVMMMAYDQYWAGSDTPGSVSGLQWTEEGIQEFLSYGLPRHKLLLGIPFYVREWKLDRQGKLLSSRAVTMKELPALIRSTGAASQYDPDYGQTKYSYTKEGYQYVLWAETAETVKARMKLARDYGLAGIAIWRLGYEPQELWTQMLHLK, from the coding sequence ATGAAGGCAACACGAGCATTATCCTCGCGCGCGCTGCTGCTATTATCAGTGGCGCTGGCTCTGCAGTGCCTGGTGAATCTAGGAGGACTCGAAGCCGAAGCCGCAGGGCAACAGGCTGGATTCCGGGTGTACCAGAATGATAAGCCATTGCAAGAATTCTCGACCAGAAGCCAGGCAATCGCCTACGCTGTCTATTATGAGTATAGCCATGTCGAACGAGTGGGCAGCCGGGAATGGCTATGGGACAATTACCCGCGCTATGTGGTCTATCAGGAAGGGATAAGCAAGCCCACATGGGCATATCGCACCTATGCTGAAGCACTGGCGCAAGCCCGCACGATGAAGGAAGTACATATCCGGGATGTGGAGCAGCCCGGCTGGGTATACAGCTATTATACGTCGTATCAACTCTACCAAGGAGACAAAACCTATCCCGAATGGGGCTTTGCTACCCTCAGCGAAGCGAAGAAGGAAGCCGCCAAGTGGACGAATGCGCACATCATGGACAAAGCCGCTAACCGTTGGGTTTGGGACAATCTGAGCGCAGCCGACAAGGAGAAGCAGCAAGCGGGTGCTCCTGCCTATGAGCTGTGGCTGCAAGGCCAGCCGACTGGCGAAGTATTCAGCTTCTTGTATGATGCCATCGCTGCTTCCAACGCGCGAAAAGACAGTATTGTGCGTCATACGAAGAGCGGACGCATCGTGCATTCCTCCTCCGCACCCTACCGCGTGCTTCAGAGCGGACGTGAGCTGCGCTCCTTCTTCAGCCTGGCTAACGCGGTAGTCTATGCCCAAGACTTCGCCTATGCGCAGGTTGTCAAGGATGGACGAGCCTACTGGACCAATGTCCCCTATCTGCAGGTCAAGCAGGATGGGCGCTCCGTCGGCTACTACCACTCCAAGGCTTCTGCGCTCAAGCAGGCTGCAGCCCTCTCAAGCGCAGTCGTCATCAACGCTGATGGGAGGAGGCTCTGGAGCAATGAGCATCAACTGCTGATTGCAGGCTGGCATGGCTCCTCCGCTGCCACCACCATCACAGATCAGCTCGCCAGAACACAGGGCCTGGATATTTCCTCGCCAAGCTGGTTTGAGCTGGCAGCAGCGGATGGCTCGCTGAAGGACAGCTCGGACGCCCGTCTGGTCCAGCAGTTGAAGGCGCAGGGACTGCAGGTGATGCCGCTCGTCCATAATCAGTTCGATGCGAAGCTTACGAGCGCTTTTTTGCAGGATGAAGGCGCGCAGGCGCGTTTTATCGACTCGCTGGTGAACAGGCTTGCCGCGCTGGGTGTCTCGGGAGTAAATATCGACTTTGAGATGATGTCGGGCGCTGACCGTGAGGCTTACTCCGCCTTCGTAGCCACTCTGTCCGGGAAGGCGAAGGCCAAGAGCCTGCTCGTCTCGATTGATTTGCCGCGCGGCAGCAAGGCATGGAATCATCGGACTGCCTACGATCTGGAGAAGCTTGGCGCAGCGGTCGATTATGTCATGATGATGGCCTACGATCAGTACTGGGCGGGCAGCGACACGCCGGGCTCGGTATCCGGTCTGCAATGGACCGAGGAGGGGATTCAGGAATTCCTCTCCTATGGCTTGCCTCGCCACAAGCTGCTGCTGGGCATTCCCTTCTACGTCCGGGAGTGGAAGCTGGACCGTCAGGGAAAGCTGCTATCCAGCCGTGCGGTCACCATGAAGGAGCTGCCAGCCCTCATTCGCTCAACAGGCGCCGCCAGCCAGTATGACCCCGACTATGGCCAGACCAAATACAGCTACACCAAAGAAGGCTATCAATATGTTCTGTGGGCGGAGACGGCTGAAACTGTGAAGGCCAGGATGAAGCTCGCCCGTGACTATGGCCTTGCCGGGATTGCGATCTGGCGGCTGGGCTATGAACCACAGGAGCTATGGACGCAGATGCTTCATCTCAAATAA
- a CDS encoding sensor histidine kinase: MHKWHQIFHKSTGLSAYVWVVFCILPFYFIFRSSSPYAVVSGIVMILLFFTCYVLAFVSRGWKVYLWTSLQLIISITMTLLFSYVYFSIFAAFFIGNLQNRAGFITLYSIHLVTTFATINYGFFSKNHLLFTQFPFILICLIVIILLPFNTYNRNKQDQLEGQLEHANKKISELVKLEERQRIARDLHDTLGQKLSLIGLKSDLASKLVTKQPAQAKQEMQDVHQTARTALKEVRELVTKMRGARLEDELQHVQQMLQAAGITLTVHGSPYLSDTSLLAENVLSMCLKEAVTNIVKHSTATACTLSIIPGRTELTVVVQDDGIGIADELSRFKGNGLRGMKERLEFVNGSLELASDSGTRLTLKVPNTASRPPLDNDTA, translated from the coding sequence ATGCACAAGTGGCATCAAATTTTTCATAAAAGCACCGGATTGAGCGCTTATGTATGGGTTGTGTTTTGTATATTGCCCTTCTACTTTATTTTCCGTTCCTCGTCCCCTTATGCCGTTGTATCCGGCATTGTCATGATCTTATTGTTCTTCACCTGTTATGTGCTCGCCTTCGTCTCACGCGGCTGGAAGGTCTACCTGTGGACCAGCCTGCAATTGATTATATCGATTACGATGACTCTGTTATTCAGCTACGTATATTTCTCGATCTTTGCGGCTTTTTTTATCGGTAACCTGCAGAACCGCGCCGGCTTTATCACCTTGTATTCCATACATTTGGTAACCACCTTCGCTACCATCAACTATGGCTTTTTCTCAAAAAATCATCTGCTGTTCACTCAATTCCCCTTTATCCTGATCTGTCTGATTGTCATCATACTGCTGCCATTCAATACGTACAATCGCAACAAGCAGGATCAGCTTGAGGGGCAACTGGAGCACGCGAACAAGAAAATATCCGAGCTGGTGAAGCTGGAGGAGCGTCAGCGCATCGCGCGCGATCTCCATGATACGCTAGGACAGAAGCTGTCACTGATCGGACTGAAGAGCGATCTGGCCAGCAAGCTGGTCACCAAGCAGCCTGCACAGGCCAAGCAAGAAATGCAGGATGTCCATCAGACGGCGAGAACGGCGCTCAAGGAGGTGCGGGAGCTCGTGACCAAGATGCGCGGCGCGCGCCTGGAGGACGAGCTGCAGCACGTACAACAGATGCTGCAGGCAGCCGGCATCACATTGACGGTGCATGGCAGCCCTTACCTGTCGGATACCTCCCTGCTGGCCGAGAATGTCCTTAGCATGTGCTTGAAGGAGGCCGTCACCAATATTGTCAAGCATAGCACCGCCACCGCCTGCACCCTATCCATCATTCCCGGGAGAACCGAGCTGACGGTTGTGGTGCAGGATGACGGAATCGGTATTGCCGATGAGCTCAGTCGATTCAAAGGAAACGGGCTGAGAGGCATGAAGGAACGGCTGGAATTTGTCAATGGCTCGCTGGAGCTTGCATCAGATAGCGGCACGCGGCTGACACTCAAGGTTCCCAACACAGCTTCACGGCCGCCGCTAGACAATGACACTGCCTAG
- a CDS encoding fatty acid desaturase, protein MSLAKQKELRKQMSPFEATDLRASVRQLCNTLLPLVLLWAAAYFSLSVSYALTLLFAIPAAGFVIRLFIIFHDCCHQSFFKSKLANEVVGTIAGVLTLCPYHQWKYSHSVHHATSGNLDKRGIGDIWVLTVEEYAAASFWRRLAYRLYRNPIIMFGLGPISLFLIEYRFNRRGAKRRERINTYITNVAIAVLYGLLIWAIGWQAFLLVQGPVIYVSGLLGIWLFYVQHQFEDSYYDHEDEWSYVKAAVEGSSYYKLPALLQWLSGNIGFHHVHHLSPKVPNYNLQAAHDSSVPLQQATTITLLTSLKSLRFKLWDEAGHRFVTFREARTMQLSSRPGKLAS, encoded by the coding sequence ATGAGTCTTGCCAAGCAAAAGGAACTTAGAAAACAGATGTCCCCCTTCGAGGCGACCGACCTCAGGGCAAGTGTCCGGCAATTGTGCAATACATTGTTGCCGCTCGTACTGCTCTGGGCGGCCGCCTATTTCAGTTTGTCGGTCTCGTATGCGCTCACCCTGCTGTTTGCGATCCCTGCAGCCGGATTTGTCATCCGCTTGTTCATCATTTTTCATGATTGTTGCCACCAATCCTTCTTCAAGAGCAAGCTCGCCAATGAGGTTGTGGGCACGATTGCAGGCGTGCTGACGCTATGCCCCTATCATCAATGGAAATACAGCCATTCGGTTCATCATGCAACGAGCGGCAACCTGGACAAACGCGGAATTGGCGATATTTGGGTGTTGACCGTAGAGGAATATGCTGCTGCTTCCTTCTGGCGTCGTCTTGCATACCGACTCTATCGCAATCCGATCATTATGTTCGGTCTAGGGCCGATCAGCCTGTTTCTAATCGAGTACCGATTTAACCGTCGGGGCGCCAAACGACGGGAGCGCATCAACACGTATATTACCAATGTGGCCATCGCCGTACTGTATGGACTGCTGATATGGGCGATTGGCTGGCAAGCGTTCCTGCTTGTGCAAGGGCCTGTTATCTATGTGTCCGGGCTTCTGGGCATCTGGCTGTTCTATGTACAGCATCAGTTCGAGGACTCGTATTATGACCATGAGGATGAGTGGAGCTATGTGAAAGCGGCTGTAGAGGGCAGCTCCTATTATAAATTGCCTGCCTTGCTGCAATGGCTGAGCGGCAATATCGGCTTCCATCATGTCCACCATCTGAGTCCCAAGGTGCCTAACTACAACCTGCAGGCCGCTCATGACTCATCTGTGCCACTGCAGCAAGCCACGACGATTACTCTGCTTACCAGTCTGAAGTCACTGCGCTTCAAGCTGTGGGACGAAGCCGGGCATCGGTTTGTTACCTTCAGGGAGGCACGCACGATGCAGCTTAGCAGCCGCCCTGGCAAGCTGGCTTCCTGA
- a CDS encoding DUF309 domain-containing protein — translation MNDYADAYINYLVEFHTTRDYFECHELLEEHWKKQGRDDPHAAAWVGLIQLAVAQYHHRRGNAAGARKLLLQAIPRLRPEGTNPLGLHGERLERIVRAVLARLEAEGDHAPYADMELPIASPELESLCRQRAAELGLEWGRPSPMDDRQLIERHKLRDRSDVILARAEAAARRGAKRASD, via the coding sequence ATGAACGATTATGCTGATGCCTATATTAACTATCTGGTAGAGTTTCATACAACAAGGGATTACTTTGAATGTCATGAGCTGCTGGAGGAGCATTGGAAGAAGCAGGGGAGAGATGACCCTCATGCGGCAGCATGGGTCGGATTGATCCAACTGGCGGTTGCGCAATATCACCATCGGCGAGGCAATGCTGCTGGCGCCCGCAAGCTGCTCCTGCAGGCGATCCCGCGGCTCCGCCCGGAAGGGACGAATCCGCTTGGGTTGCATGGGGAGAGGCTGGAGCGCATCGTGAGGGCTGTACTTGCAAGGCTGGAGGCGGAGGGCGACCATGCGCCGTATGCGGATATGGAGCTGCCTATTGCCAGCCCTGAGCTGGAGAGCCTGTGCAGACAACGCGCCGCTGAGCTAGGTCTGGAATGGGGGCGACCCAGCCCGATGGACGACAGGCAGCTCATTGAGAGGCATAAGCTGCGCGATCGCAGTGATGTCATCCTGGCGCGGGCGGAGGCGGCAGCAAGACGCGGGGCCAAGAGGGCCTCGGACTAG